One Triticum dicoccoides isolate Atlit2015 ecotype Zavitan chromosome 5B, WEW_v2.0, whole genome shotgun sequence genomic window carries:
- the LOC119307596 gene encoding adenine phosphoribosyltransferase 1, whose amino-acid sequence MLPSRFLLLPHCPTAPALTPTPTPPGGARSPSSVALRFGSPGGVRLRRGRGSAAVAMASDGRVERIASSIRAIPNFPKPGILFQDITTLLLDPQAFRDTTDLFVERYKDKDITVVAGVEARGFIFGPPIALAIGAKFVPIRKPKKLPGEVISEEYSLEYGTDKIEMHVGAVQPNDRVLIVDDLIATGGTLCAAAKLIERVGAKVVECACVIELPELKGRDKLGDMPVFVLVQADESV is encoded by the exons ATGCTCCCTTCTCGCTTCCTGCTCCTCCCGCACTGCCCCACCGCGCCGGCCCTGACTCCGACTCCGACACCCCCCGGCGGCGCGCGCTCGCCGAGCTCGGTCGCACTGCGGTTCGGATCCCCCGGAGGCGTGCGGCTTCGTCGCGGGCGAGGGTCGGCGGCGGTCGCGATGGCATCCGACGGGCGCGTGGAGCGGATCGCGTCCAGCATCCGCGCCATCCCCAACTTCCCCAAGCCAG GGATTTTGTTTCAGGACATCACAACCTTGCTTCTCGATCCGCAGGCATTCCGTGACACCACTGACCTCTTTGTCGAGCGGTACAAGGACAAAGACATAACTGTAGTTGCTG GTGTTGAAGCCAGAGGATTCATTTTTGGTCCTCCCATTGCATTAGCCATAGGTGCAAAGTTTGTTCCAATAAGGAAGCCGAAAAAATTACCTG GTGAGGTGATATCGGAAGAATATTCTCTGGAATATGGCACTGACAAAATCGAAATGCACGTAGGAGCTGTGCAGCCCAATGACCGAGTCCTTATTGTGGATGATCTAATTGCCACAGGGGGAACCCTTTGTGCCGCTGCCAAACTTATTG AGCGTGTTGGAGCAAAGGTGGTTGAGTGTGCCTGTGTTATTGAACTGCCAGAGCTGAAG GGCCGGGACAAGTTGGGGGACATGCCAGTTTTTGTCCTAGTGCAGGCAGACGAATCAGTATGA
- the LOC119305239 gene encoding transcription factor RSL3-like gives MEAGGLISEAGWTMFDFPPQGEESDIMAQLLGTFPSHAEEAQQDLPWYQASHPSYYDSDVHTSACSDSNDGSFAVPSECMGYYLGDSSEALGISSCTVPQDLNLVQEQGATEFLNMIPTISHDLFGKGESSCEGLDSVSATNKRKHSVEEEINGQARGRKCARKAAPKRAKNAKQTEASCCTSDNDSNASQESADAGVTPKGKARAGRGAATDPQSLYARKRRKRINERLKTLQTLVPNGTKVDMSTMLEEAVQHVKFLQLQIKVLSSDEMWMYARIAYNGMNIGLDLNM, from the exons ATGGAGGCTGGAGGCCTGATTTCGGAGGCTGGCTGGACCATGTTTGACTTCCCGCCGCAGGGCGAGGAGTCCGATATCATGGCGCAGCTGCTTGGCACCTTCCCCTCCCATGCCGAGGAAGCCCAGCAGGATCTGCCTTGGTATCAGGCTTCCCATCCATCCTACTATGACAGTGATGTTCATACAAGTGCGTGTAGTGACAGCAATGATGGTAGCTTTGCTGTTCCATCCGAGTGCATGGGCTACTATTTGGGTGATTCAAGTGAGGCCCTGGGCATCAGCTCCTGCACTGTACCACAGGACTTGAACTTGGTCCAGGAGCAAGGTGCTACCGAGTTTCTGAATATGATCCCAACCATTTCCCATGATTTGTTCGGGAAGGGCGAGTCAAGCTGCGAGGGTCTCGACTCGGTCAGTGCTACTAACAAGAGGAAGCATTCGGTGGAAGAAGAAATCAATGGCCAAGCGAGA GGTCGGAAATGCGCAAGGAAGGCTGCACCAAAGCGAGCAAAGAACGCGAAGCAAACCGAAGCGAGCTGCTGCACCTCTGACAATGACTCGAATGCTTCTCAAGAGTCTGCAGATGCTGGTGTTACTCCAAAAGGCAAGGCCCGGGCTGGACGCGGGGCGGCAACCGATCCCCAGAGCCTCTATGCAAGG AAAAGGAGGAAAAGGATCAACGAGAGGCTGAAGACACTGCAGACCCTTGTGCCCAATGGAACCAAA GTAGATATGAGCACCATGCTTGAAGAGGCAGTCCAGCATGTCAAATTCCTGCAACTCCAGATCAAG GTCCTCAGCTCTGATGAAATGTGGATGTACGCGCGGATTGCGTACAACGGGATGAACATTGGACTTGATCTGAACATGTAG